A region from the uncultured Draconibacterium sp. genome encodes:
- a CDS encoding GntR family transcriptional regulator: MKIKHTDLSFEVYKRLKTMILANEFEPGEKLVQEQIAAMFGVSRMPLHKAFQMLENEMLVENLPRRGFYVTEIDNAKLLDAFECREALEGIAARRTAQIISARELEDLNALFKPFVGKKKIDFKKYIEADQAFHNAVLQISGNQILQKFEVVKNITSQTYRGGLIREPEETLPEHLAIIAAIASKDAVLAEKLMRQHSVKTQELIRKKIKNE; this comes from the coding sequence ATGAAAATTAAGCATACTGATTTAAGCTTTGAAGTTTACAAAAGGCTAAAAACCATGATATTGGCGAATGAATTTGAGCCGGGAGAAAAACTGGTGCAGGAACAAATTGCTGCCATGTTTGGGGTAAGTCGCATGCCCTTGCATAAAGCATTTCAAATGCTTGAAAATGAGATGCTTGTGGAAAATTTGCCCCGCAGAGGATTTTATGTTACCGAAATTGACAATGCAAAATTGCTTGATGCTTTTGAGTGCAGGGAAGCTCTTGAGGGTATTGCAGCACGGCGCACAGCACAAATTATTTCAGCGCGCGAACTCGAAGATCTAAATGCATTGTTTAAGCCTTTTGTGGGGAAGAAAAAAATAGATTTCAAAAAATACATTGAAGCAGACCAGGCATTTCACAATGCAGTATTGCAGATTAGCGGAAACCAGATTCTGCAGAAATTTGAAGTGGTTAAAAACATTACTTCGCAAACCTATCGCGGAGGTTTAATTCGCGAACCGGAAGAAACCTTACCCGAACACCTGGCTATTATTGCGGCTATTGCGAGCAAAGATGCAGTGCTGGCCGAAAAATTAATGCGCCAACACTCCGTAAAAACTCAGGAACTCATTCGTAAAAAAATAAAGAATGAATAA
- a CDS encoding mandelate racemase/muconate lactonizing enzyme family protein has protein sequence MKTNRRNFIAGAALAGAASILPSCCKTQNSWAGKITDYSLLDEALKLPVLKRELFSHPVIIESVELLLLKDNCLYRVRSTDGAEGLSAGHPFIAQVSYPMVPKVLARHFVGQDARNLDQLIFNAVEKNVKRQGIPLNVHVAGIEFAILDMLGNIADKPAGQLIGDVINPEIHIYLGHHLADFRQKEPEVSIELMHKDVVKTQAKAIKLRAGTGDNLGLDRDNAPGRTEKLIRMAREFWGDEMVLAIDGNGSYGVEEAIRLGKILEEYNYDFWEEPVPWDWYEEQKQVERALDIKMAGGEEEIGVHAFRYLIGNQVFQILQPDLFYYGGMIRTMQVANMVKAAGLKITPHISRGGFGFLYMLHMVSVCPSIYKYHEFKMFQTPDANGNIIPIESKNGTFKCENGIIKAPLGAGLGIRIDPDYIKTHKVFQG, from the coding sequence ATGAAAACCAACAGAAGAAATTTTATTGCAGGCGCTGCCCTGGCAGGTGCAGCTTCCATATTACCATCGTGTTGCAAAACACAGAACAGTTGGGCAGGCAAAATCACCGATTATTCTTTGCTGGATGAAGCATTAAAACTACCCGTATTAAAACGCGAACTTTTTTCGCATCCGGTTATTATCGAATCTGTTGAGCTTTTGTTGTTGAAAGACAATTGTTTGTATCGGGTAAGGTCAACCGATGGTGCTGAAGGCCTTTCCGCAGGTCATCCGTTTATCGCACAGGTAAGTTATCCGATGGTACCCAAAGTACTTGCACGACATTTTGTAGGCCAGGATGCACGCAATCTCGACCAGCTGATTTTTAACGCTGTTGAAAAAAATGTAAAGCGACAAGGGATTCCATTAAATGTTCATGTAGCTGGTATTGAGTTTGCTATTCTCGATATGTTAGGGAATATTGCTGATAAACCGGCCGGACAATTAATAGGAGATGTGATAAATCCTGAGATTCATATTTACCTCGGCCATCATTTGGCCGATTTCAGGCAAAAAGAACCTGAAGTTTCAATCGAACTCATGCATAAAGATGTAGTGAAAACTCAGGCAAAAGCTATTAAGCTCAGAGCCGGAACCGGCGATAATCTTGGCTTAGACAGGGATAATGCGCCCGGAAGAACAGAGAAACTTATTCGTATGGCTCGCGAATTCTGGGGCGACGAAATGGTGTTGGCCATTGACGGAAACGGCTCGTATGGAGTAGAAGAGGCCATCCGGCTTGGAAAAATACTGGAGGAATACAATTACGATTTCTGGGAAGAACCGGTGCCCTGGGACTGGTACGAAGAGCAAAAACAGGTAGAACGTGCGCTTGATATAAAAATGGCTGGAGGCGAGGAGGAAATAGGAGTGCATGCATTTAGATACCTGATTGGTAACCAGGTGTTTCAAATTCTGCAGCCCGATTTATTTTACTACGGCGGCATGATTCGAACCATGCAGGTGGCCAATATGGTGAAAGCAGCAGGTTTAAAAATAACGCCACATATTTCACGCGGAGGTTTTGGGTTTTTATATATGCTTCATATGGTTTCGGTTTGTCCTTCAATATACAAATACCACGAATTTAAAATGTTCCAAACCCCCGATGCTAATGGAAATATTATTCCAATAGAAAGTAAGAACGGAACGTTTAAGTGCGAAAATGGAATAATTAAAGCACCATTGGGTGCCGGTTTGGGTATTCGTATTGATCCGGATTATATTAAAACTCATAAAGTTTTTCAAGGATAA